The Mixta hanseatica genome includes a region encoding these proteins:
- a CDS encoding glutathionylspermidine synthase family protein, whose amino-acid sequence MKRIAIAERPDWRARATEYGFGFHTMYDEPYWCEEAYYQFTLAQIDYLEETTAELHQMCLQVVDKVVNSEELLAKFRIPKHTWDFVRTSWKTSQPSLYSRLDLAWGGSGDAKLLENNADTPTSLYEAAFFQWLWLEDQLKAGKLPAGSDQFNSLQEKLIERFAVLHQQHGFGLLHFTCYRDSEEDRGTVQYLQDCASEAGLPSEFLFIDEIGLGEKGQFTDLNDQVIGNLFKLYPWEFMLREVFSTKLNDAGVRWLEPAWKSILSNKALLPMLWQMFPNHPNLLPAYFAEDNVPAMDKYVVKPLFSREGANIRIVDNGQEIARVDGPYGEEGMIVQQFHPLAQFGDSYTLIGSWLVNDQPAGIGLREDRALITQDLSRFYPHAFIE is encoded by the coding sequence ATGAAACGTATTGCTATTGCAGAACGTCCTGACTGGCGCGCCCGCGCGACCGAGTACGGTTTTGGTTTTCATACCATGTATGACGAGCCGTACTGGTGCGAGGAAGCTTATTATCAGTTTACCCTGGCGCAAATTGATTACCTTGAAGAGACCACCGCCGAACTGCACCAGATGTGCTTACAGGTGGTGGATAAGGTGGTCAACAGCGAAGAGCTGCTGGCGAAATTCCGTATCCCTAAACATACGTGGGACTTTGTTCGCACCTCGTGGAAAACCTCGCAGCCCTCGCTCTATTCACGTCTCGATTTAGCCTGGGGCGGCAGCGGCGACGCAAAGCTGCTGGAAAACAATGCCGATACGCCCACCTCATTGTATGAGGCCGCGTTTTTTCAGTGGCTGTGGCTGGAGGATCAGCTTAAAGCGGGCAAACTGCCGGCGGGCAGCGATCAGTTCAACAGTTTGCAGGAAAAATTGATTGAGCGTTTCGCGGTACTGCATCAGCAGCATGGCTTTGGTCTGCTGCACTTTACCTGCTATCGCGATAGCGAAGAAGATCGCGGCACGGTGCAGTATCTGCAGGATTGCGCCAGCGAGGCGGGGCTGCCGAGCGAATTCCTGTTTATTGATGAGATTGGGCTGGGCGAGAAAGGTCAGTTTACCGATCTCAACGATCAGGTAATCGGTAATCTGTTTAAGCTCTATCCGTGGGAATTTATGCTGCGCGAGGTCTTCTCAACCAAGCTCAACGATGCCGGCGTGCGCTGGCTGGAGCCAGCCTGGAAGAGCATTCTCTCTAATAAAGCGCTGCTACCCATGCTCTGGCAGATGTTCCCTAATCACCCGAATCTCCTGCCAGCTTACTTTGCTGAAGATAATGTGCCCGCCATGGATAAATACGTGGTGAAGCCGTTATTTTCCCGCGAAGGCGCCAATATCCGCATCGTGGACAATGGGCAGGAAATCGCCCGCGTTGATGGCCCGTATGGCGAAGAAGGCATGATTGTGCAGCAGTTTCATCCACTGGCGCAGTTCGGCGACAGCTACACGCTGATCGGCAGCTGGCTGGTGAACGATCAGCCTGCCGGTATCGGTCTGCGTGAAGATCGGGCGTTAATCACCCAGGATCTGTCGCGCTTCTACCCGCACGCTTTTATTGAATAA